Below is a window of Desulfobulbaceae bacterium DNA.
ACCGGATATCTGGCCATCATCCTCTACCCCAAGGATAATTTTTCCCCCCTGGAGATTTGCAAATGCGACAACTTCTTTAGCTAACTGTTCAGGACGGATGTCATCTCGTTTAAATTCAACTCCGGAATTTTCCCCGTTTGCTAAAATTTCCAATAATTCAGATTTTAACATATCTCACCTCAAAAACCGTACTTGGATTTACGCTGATTAAAAGCAGCTTTGCCACCTTCAAGAATAATAGCAGCTTTATCTCGAACCACTGAAACATCTATTGCTCCTTGTGACTCCCTAGGCATCTGCGCCTGCCCATCAGAAACTTCAAAAACACCAATCCATTCAGCATCACCAAAAACAGGTATGTTTGCATTATGGGTGGCAAAAATGAATTGGCGAGCAATTTTAGCAGAGCGTAGTTCGGTTACGATACGATCCGCTATAAAAGCATTATCCAGATTATCTTCCGGTTGGTCCATTATTAAAGGATCCAGATTCTGTAAAAGAAGCAGGTGCAATATTGCCGTGCATTGCTGCCCAGTGGAGAGTTTTTCAAGAGGTTTAAAAAGTTCTTTTCCTTCATGGGCAGTGTTCAGCTCAATTGTAATTACATCAGGGCACTCCAGCTCCTCGAGTTCCAAGACCTGATTTTTCGTTAAACGCACCAAGGCATCTGCAACTGTAGGGGTAATACTCCAGTTAGCAGAACGAAGTTTACTTGCTCCCTCTCTGATGAATTGAGCTAACTTTACGGGTGAAAAATCTTCTGCCGATTCAATCCAACTCAGTCTGCCTTCACCAACTCCATCAAGGTTACATTGCAACAAAAAATCAATCACCGGCCTACGATCAAATTCTGCTTTAGCATCTAACCGTAACTTCCCTTTTAGGCGTTTATTTAGTTCCTTTAAGGAGCGTTCAAACTGAGCCGAGTGGTCAGCCCGTATCGCAGACAGTTCCCCCAATATAGATTGACGTTGCGTGTTGAGCTCAGCACTTAACTTCCTATGGTTTTCAATGACAAGTTTCTTGGGACGAATCTGTTCAATTTCTTTAATTAAGCGCTGGTATTCTATACCGATTTCTTTTCCTGTTTTACCTTCGCTGCAGGGAAGGTCTCGGTAGGTTTTCTCTAAAGTTTCTTCTTCTTTTTGAAGTTTATCACTGCATTCCAAGGCGTATTTATCAATGCTTGTTTTTGCCTCTATGTATATCTTATCCCACTGACTTAAGATATTTCCGGCATCGGAGCTTAACTTGTCCAATACCTTTTTGATTTTACGGAAAGTTTCAGCATGAGGTAACCCCTCCAGGGAATGATCGCTTAAAAAAGTAGTATCCGGAAGACTATCCTTAACAGCTTCAAAAGCGTTGTTAAGGTTAGACCCCTCTTCTTCCAAAGCCCGAGACATAATGCCTCTTTCTTTTTCCAACAGCGGTACAATTTTAAGCTTATCTTCCAGACCAAGACTTATAAACTGCCCCACCTGCTCTTCTAGTTTTGGTAACCGAGCTACTTCATCCTCGACTCTTGCCATCTTCATTGATGAATCGATCAGTTTTTGCCTGTTCTCTGACAACTTTTTAAGCACAAACTGAATTTTTGATGCACTGTCATGTTGACCAATTTCCAGAAATCTGCTTAATAATTGACTTTGACTGATCTTGTTTTGAGCGATTTCAAAGATCTCATTTTGTCCGTAAATTTCGATCTCTGGTAATAGATCCTTCGGTGTAAATGAGGATGGTGCCCCGTTATCATCAGTCACACTGGTGGTCTCTCCGTACCTCCGGG
It encodes the following:
- a CDS encoding AAA family ATPase, which translates into the protein MTEIFTKAKFWKCALQVNPSNYIAYRGGDHGMTEERYNQELVRVALENNIKVIGLADHGNVEGVDAIRTVMNTQGIIVFPGFEIASTEKAHFVCLFDEKTSTDQLNRYLGALGLTDPKDGIYPSNKGGNDLIAKVEELGGFIYAAHCEEGSGVLKQKLCHVWSDINLRAAQIKGTLDELKNDEENRYRKILLNKDPAYEREIQMAIINAKDVAKPEDLANPRASCLIKMTNPSFEAFKLAFKDPESRVRLNSDVSEKYFSHIESFKVTGGYLDGVHISFSDHLNTVIGGRGTGKSTLLECIRYVLERRPIGKNAEKQHDEIIKENLGKSKARVELVVRSSKMNGKRFTLARRYGETTSVTDDNGAPSSFTPKDLLPEIEIYGQNEIFEIAQNKISQSQLLSRFLEIGQHDSASKIQFVLKKLSENRQKLIDSSMKMARVEDEVARLPKLEEQVGQFISLGLEDKLKIVPLLEKERGIMSRALEEEGSNLNNAFEAVKDSLPDTTFLSDHSLEGLPHAETFRKIKKVLDKLSSDAGNILSQWDKIYIEAKTSIDKYALECSDKLQKEEETLEKTYRDLPCSEGKTGKEIGIEYQRLIKEIEQIRPKKLVIENHRKLSAELNTQRQSILGELSAIRADHSAQFERSLKELNKRLKGKLRLDAKAEFDRRPVIDFLLQCNLDGVGEGRLSWIESAEDFSPVKLAQFIREGASKLRSANWSITPTVADALVRLTKNQVLELEELECPDVITIELNTAHEGKELFKPLEKLSTGQQCTAILHLLLLQNLDPLIMDQPEDNLDNAFIADRIVTELRSAKIARQFIFATHNANIPVFGDAEWIGVFEVSDGQAQMPRESQGAIDVSVVRDKAAIILEGGKAAFNQRKSKYGF